The following proteins are co-located in the Melanotaenia boesemani isolate fMelBoe1 chromosome 5, fMelBoe1.pri, whole genome shotgun sequence genome:
- the naa40 gene encoding N-alpha-acetyltransferase 40 isoform X1 produces the protein MGRKSNKAKEKKARRLEERAAMDAVCAKVDAANKLDDPLAAFPAFKKYDRNGLNLQIECKRVTSLNPLSVEWAFELTRANMQTLYEQSEWGWKEREKREEMNDERAWYLLARDADSAPLAFSHFRFDVECGEEVLYCYEVQLESKVRRKGLGKFLIQILQLIANSTQMKKVMLTVFKHNHGAYQFFREALQFEIDETSPSMSGCCGDDCSYEILSRRTKHGEASAGHTHGGGHCGGCCH, from the exons ATGGGG agGAAGTCCAACAAAGCAAAGGAGAAGAAAGCCCGGCGCCTGGAGGAGAGGGCAGCTATGGATGCTGTGTGTGCCAAGGTGGATGCAGCCAACAAG CTTGATGACCCGCTGGCTGCTTTCCCAGCCTTCAAAAAGTACGACAGAAATGG GCTGAACCTGCAGATAGAGTGTAAGAGAGTGACCTCCCTCAACCCGCTGTCTGTGGAGTGGGCTTTCGAACTCACCAGAGCCAACATGCAGACACT ATATGAACAGAGCGAGTGGGGGtggaaggagagagaaaagagggaggAGATGAACGACGAGAGGGCATGGTACCTGCTGGCTCGCGACGCCGACTCCGCCCCTTTGGCTTTTTCTCACTTTCGATTCGACGTGGAGTGTGGAGAGGAGGTTTTATATTG CTATGAGGTGCAGTTAGAAAGCAAAGTACGGAGGAAAGGGCTCGGGAAGTTTCTCATCCAGATACTCCAGCTCATCGCTAACAG taCACAGATGAAGAAAGTGATGTTGACGGTCTTCAAACACAACCACGGGGCTTACCAGTTCTTCAGAGAAGCTTTACA GTTCGAGATTGACGAGACCTCACCAAGCATGTCCGGTTGCTGCGGTGACGATTGCTCCTATGAGATCCTGAGCAGGCGGACCAAGCACGGCGAGGCCTCGGCGGGGCACACCCACGGCGGCGGCCACTGTGGCGGCTGCTGCCACTGA
- the naa40 gene encoding N-alpha-acetyltransferase 40 isoform X2, translating into MGRKSNKAKEKKARRLEERAAMDAVCAKVDAANKLDDPLAAFPAFKKYDRNGLNLQIECKRVTSLNPLSVEWAFELTRANMQTLYEQSEWGWKEREKREEMNDERAWYLLARDADSAPLAFSHFRFDVECGEEVLYCYEVQLESKVRRKGLGKFLIQILQLIANRQMCVTSAVMWTLHRSVVLKKELKGEALDLPVYLRS; encoded by the exons ATGGGG agGAAGTCCAACAAAGCAAAGGAGAAGAAAGCCCGGCGCCTGGAGGAGAGGGCAGCTATGGATGCTGTGTGTGCCAAGGTGGATGCAGCCAACAAG CTTGATGACCCGCTGGCTGCTTTCCCAGCCTTCAAAAAGTACGACAGAAATGG GCTGAACCTGCAGATAGAGTGTAAGAGAGTGACCTCCCTCAACCCGCTGTCTGTGGAGTGGGCTTTCGAACTCACCAGAGCCAACATGCAGACACT ATATGAACAGAGCGAGTGGGGGtggaaggagagagaaaagagggaggAGATGAACGACGAGAGGGCATGGTACCTGCTGGCTCGCGACGCCGACTCCGCCCCTTTGGCTTTTTCTCACTTTCGATTCGACGTGGAGTGTGGAGAGGAGGTTTTATATTG CTATGAGGTGCAGTTAGAAAGCAAAGTACGGAGGAAAGGGCTCGGGAAGTTTCTCATCCAGATACTCCAGCTCATCGCTAACAG GCAAATGTGTGTgacgtctgcagtgatgtggactctacatcggtctgttgtgttgaagaaggagctgaaaggtgaagctcttgatttaccggtatATCTACGGTCCTAG
- the b3gat3 gene encoding galactosylgalactosylxylosylprotein 3-beta-glucuronosyltransferase 3, protein MATRMKLKLKTVFMLYFMVSLMGLIYALMQLGQRCDCTEHIMPKDRTISHLRGELHHLQDQIKKFESTKQPKKQPLKPSLPTIFVITPTYARLVQKAELIRLAQTFLHVPQLHWIVVEDSPHKTPLVTDLLMKSGLVYTHLHMLTAKDRKLKEGDPNWLKPRGVEQRNEGLRWLREERRAQPGEDNQQGVVYFADDDNTYSVQIFEEMRSTQRVSVWPVGLVGGMKYERPVVEGGKVVRFHVGWRPSRPFPMDMAGFAVSLKLVLANPEACFDGEAPMGFLESSFLQGLVTMDELEPKADNCTKVLVWHTRTEKPKMKREEALQAQGLGSDPAVEV, encoded by the exons ATGGCAACGAGGATGAAGCTGAAGCTGAAGACTGTGTTCATGCTCTACTTCATGGTCTCCCTGATGGGCCTCATCTATGCACTGATGCAGCTCG GCCAGCGTTGTGACTGCACAGAGCACATCATGCCAAAAGACCGTACCATATCTCATCTTCGGGGCGAGCTACACCATCTTCAGGATCAGATAAAGAAGTTTGAGTCAacaaaacaacccaaaaaaCAGCCACTCAAACCTTCCCTGCCCACAATCTTTGTCATTACTCCTACATATGCGAG ACTGGTTCAGAAGGCCGAGTTAATCCGTCTGGCCCAGACTTTCCTCCATGTTCCTCAGCTCCACTGGATTGTGGTGGAGGACTCGCCACACAAGACGCCTCTTGTGACTGATCTCCTGATGAAGAGTGGTTTGGTCTACACACATCTACACATGCTCACGGCCAAGGACCGCAAACTAAAGGAG GGCGACCCCAACTGGCTGAAGCCCCGTGGAGTGGAGCAGAGAAACGAGGGCCTGCGATGGCtcagagaggagagaagagCTCAGCCAGGAGAAGACAACCAGCAGGGAGTGGTTTACTTTGCTGATGACGATAACACATACAGTGTGCAGATATTTGAAGAG ATGAGGAGCACCCAGCGAGTTTCAGTGTGGCCGGTGGGGCTGGTTGGTGGGATGAAATATGAAAGGCCCGTTGTTGAAGGAGGAAAG gtggTTCGTTTCCACGTCGGCTGGCGGCCCAGTCGTCCCTTCCCGATGGACATGGCTGGCTTTGCTGTTTCCCTCAAACTGGTCCTGGCCAATCCGGAGGCTTGTTTCGATGGAGAGGCACCAATGGGCTTCCTAGAAAGCAGCTTCCTTCAGGGTCTGGTTACCATGGATGAACTGGAGCCCAAAGCCGACAATTGCACTAAA GTGCTGGTGTGGCACACACGGACAGAGAAACCGAAGATGAAGAGAGAGGAGGCGCTACAGGCGCAGGGACTGGGTTCAGACCCCGCTGTAGAGGTctga
- the sb:cb1058 gene encoding uncharacterized protein sb:cb1058, producing the protein MTIGKNSRKSSVRSSIRAPKFMDKSSGFYGRLDEPETATEGVEVRGNEEENRVDDRSREGEVVSSSPLTVTHNSGADEEVFDFTDGMMEDDGETLLHRKPSRLSSRWRRSSRRRQKEGKAEDKQTQDDSSILEDNRMKIEVELKKMEEENEKAGIGKEPTLIHFPVREDADDQVLIRDKKRGREEEGEEERKMKREQEEGMKMVKKNTVKNYRKAFDRAFRRGWEAFIANLYSVTLTPVTSSSPPSSSPSLKKRHQHDSVLAEFQ; encoded by the exons ATGACGATTGGCAAGAACTCCAGGAAAAGCTCAGTCCGAAGCTCCATCCGGGCTCCAAAGTTCATGGACAAATCCAGCGGTTTCTATGGTCGCCTTGATGAACCTGAGACAGCCACAGAGGGCGTAGAGGTGAGAGGGAATGAAGAGGAGAATAGGGTCGATGATAGGAGCAGAGAAGGGGAAGTTGTGAGCAGCTCGCCTCTTACTGTTACACACAACTCGGGGGCAGATGAAGAAGTGTTTGACTTCACTGATGGGATGATGGAGGATGATGGAGAGACTCTCCTGCACAGGAAGCCCAGCCGCCTCAGCAGTAGGTGGAGAAGGAGCTCCAGGAGGAGGCAGAAAGAGGGGAAGGCTGAGGATAAACAAACCCAAGATGACTCCTCCATCCTGGAGGACAACAGGATGAAAATCGAGGTAGAActgaagaagatggaggaagaaaaCGAGAAAGCGGGCATAGGGAAGGAGCCCACTCTTATTCATTTCCCTGTTCGTGAGGATGCAGATGACCAAGTCCTAATCAGAGataagaagagaggaagagaagaggagggggaagaagagagaaagatgaAAAGGGAGCAAGAAGAAGGGATGAAGATGGTGAAAAAGAACACTGTAAAGAATTATCGCAAG GCTTTTGACCGAGCGTTTCGTCGCGGCTGGGAGGCCTTCATCGCCAACCTCTACAGCGTCACCCTCACACCTGTGACATCCTCATCACCACCTTCATCTTCGCCTTCGTTGAAGAAGAGGCATCAGCATGACTCAGTGTTAGCTGAGTTTCAGTAA